DNA from Antennarius striatus isolate MH-2024 chromosome 1, ASM4005453v1, whole genome shotgun sequence:
CGTGGTCTAACAGCtcctctctcccctccccccaggCGTGATCAGCCGATGGCAGAGCGAGCCCCAGGAGGCGGTGATCTCCCTGGTTCTGACCCACCTCCCCCTGCTGAAGCCGGGTAACGTGGAGGCCAAGGGGGAGTACATGCGCCTGCTGCCCCGCATCCTGTCCCACACCATGGAGGGGGGGCGCCACCTGGAGGAGTCTCGCCAGCTGCTGTCCTACGCCCTGATCCACCCCGCCACCTCCCTGGAGGACCGCTCCGCCCTGGCGCTCTGGCTCAACCACCTGGAGGAGAGGGCGGCGGCCCGGGGAGACCCCGCCCGGGGGGACCCAATggaccgccccccccccgccgtaCAGCACCACCgacaggccacgcccccctccACCCTGGGCTCctcaggctcctcctcctccagcgcgCTGCACCCCCACCAGCGCTACGGCTCCGACGACCGCCTCAACGGCTGGGGGGGCTCCAGggacctgggggggggctggacgCACGGCTGTGAGAACGGACACCCCCTCCTCTACCCATCATCCTCTGTTCCAGCCACCATCAACACGCTTGGGACCGGGGGGGGCAGCACCCGTGAGTAGTCCCTCCCAcatcctgagtgtgtgtgtgtgttactgtgtatacacacacacacacacacagtaacacacacacacacacacagtaacacacacacacacacacagtgacacacacacacagtaacacacacacacagtaacacacacacacacacacacagtaacactaacacacacagtaacacacacacagtaacacacacacacagtaacacacacacacacacacagtgacacacacacacagtaacacacacacacacacacagtgacacacacacacagtaacacacacacacagtaacacacacacacagtaacacacacacacacacacagtaacacacacacacacacacacacacacacacacagtaacactaacacacacagtaacacacacacagtaacacacacacacacacacacagtaacacacacagtaacacacacacagtaacacacacacagtaacacacacacacacagtaacacacacacacacacagtaacacacacacagtaacacacacacacagtaacacacacacagtaacacacacacacagtaacacacacacagtaacacacacacagtaacacacacacacagtaacacacacacacacagtaacacacacagtaagacacacacacacagtaacacacacagtaagacacacacacacagtaacacacacacacagtaacacacacacacacacacacacacagtaagacacacacacacagtaacacacacacacagtaacacacacacacacacacacacacacacacacacacacacacacacacagtaagacacacacacacagtaacacacacacacagtaacacacacacagtaacacacacacacagtaagacacacacacacagtaacacacacacacagtaacacacacacacacacacacacacacagtaagacacacacacacagtaacacacacacacacacacacacacacacagtaagacacacacacacagtaacacacacacacacacagtaacacacacacacagtaacacacacacacacacacagtaacacacacacacacacacagtaagacacacacacacagtaacacacacacacacacacacagtaacacacacacacagtaacacacacacacacacagtaacacacacagtaacacacacacagtaacacacacacacacacacacagtaacacacacacagtaacacacacacacacacagtaagacacacacacagtgacacacacacacacagtaacacacacacagtaacacacacgcacacacacacacagtaagacatacacacacacacacacacacctctagacGGAGTTGTGAGATGCCTctcaggtgggcggggccctctcaggtgggcggggcctgggaTGCTcagtgtatttttctgttttttttctagagACAGAAACAGGTGAGAGTTTATAAATAAAGATTCATTTAAAGCCCAggagccccacccccccccgGCGCCGGCTAGCTTACAGTTACCCCCAGGCTGTGGCCCCCAGGCTGTGGCCCCCAGGCTGTGGCCCCCAGGCTGTGGCCCCCAGGCTGTGGCCCCCAGGCTGTGGTCCCCCATCATGTTGATGGCCACAGAGGTGGAGCCGTCCTACCACATCAAGCTGCTGACATCACATCCTGTGGCCCCCCTGCTGCCTCTGACCCGCTCAGCCACTCTCACCTTGTAAGGCAGCCTttgtgggggggtccagggaAACGGTTAATATTCAGGGGTGGACGGTAATGGAAGCAGGGCTCCTATTTTAAAGGGGCCACGAGGTCCTATAGATAGCCCCCCAGCCAGGGGACGCTTTAGGAGCAGGACAGCGTCTGGTGGTGGACCCCCCCGTCAGAGAGGCGTCCACCTCATTcagtaccccccaccccccccccgtcagagTAGTGTTCCACAGCTTCATGGGTTAAAACAGGGGAGCAGCACGTAAAACCGGCAGGtcacatcatcattattattattattgttattattatattagttattattattactgttattattattaggtatattattgttattaatattataactttattattattatattattgtaattatgattattactgttattaatattattactgttattattattatattattgttattattattattaggtatattatgttattaatattactgttattattattagtaatattattactgttattattattatcatattattgttgttattattattattattactgttttattattaggtatattactgttattaatataattactgttagtattactattattgttattattattattattactgttattattgttattattattactgttattattattgttattattgttgttattgttattaatatattcttatattgtttttattattattattattgttattaatatattattattatatgattaatccatgttttatttaactgtCATTAGAGTGAAGTCAGTTTTCGTCCAATCAGTGATGAGATGTCAGGCTAGCTGGTTTCATGTTAGCATAGTTCCAGTCAGCTCAGCAGGTTTTGTAGCATTAGCCGTAGCATTAGCCGTAGCATTAACGTTAGCCATAGCCTAGTGCTGCAGCTCCTGACTGGTCTTGTTCCTGTCCTGCAGTCCTGTCGGGTGGGGGCGGCGGCCAGCAGCACAGCCCCCTGAAGCGCTCCGTGTCCCTCACGCCCCCCATGAGTGGCCCCAGCAGCCAGCCCCTGGGCCATGTCTGGCTGTCCCAGGAGGACCTGCGGAGCCCCCGGGGCCCGGCGCCGGACCACGCCCCCTTGTCCCCTCAGAGCAGCATCGCCTCGTCCGGCAGCGGGGGAAGCGAGCAcctggaggaggcggggctgggtgggggcggggctctgcATCGCAGCTCGTTCCATGAGGACGGCAGCGGCATGAGGGGTGAGTGTGACCCCCCGGCGTGAAGCCGCCGCAAGTTTCACCAGTCACACTTCAGGGTCAGGAAGGAGTCCAGACCAGCACCTGAGCCCCCACAAagctgacaggaagcaggaagctctgacaggaaacaggaagctctgacaggaagcaggaagcacTGACAGGAAGTGCCGCCGGTCTGATGGCGTTCTTCTCTCCACAGAAGTTCCTGCGTGGCTCAAGAGTCTCCGCCTCCACAAGTACGCCGCTCTGTTCTCCACCCTGACCTACGACCAGATGCTGTCGCTgacggaggagcagctggaggcacaggtctcacacacacacacacacacacacacacacacacacacacacacacatgtctcttctggacacaggaagtgacccgGCGCAGCAGGAAGTGCTTCCCTTCCTGCAGGTGCTGCGCCCACACAGGTGCAGGCTGGACTAAGAGGCTTCCTGTgtgatgacaggaagtggaatccttcccagcatgcatctctTCCAGGACCACATCCGAATGTCTGACAAACGTTTCCCCCCCCAGAAAGTCACCAAAGGAGCGAGACACAAGATCGTCATCAGCATCCAGAAGCTCCGGGAGAGACAGACGCTGCTGCGCAGCCTGGAGAAGGTACGACCCCCCCACTAACCCCTccaccctgacccccccacaccaacCCCCCCATGCTGACCCCCccaccttaaacctaaccctaaatcccCCCACCCGAACCCTAATCCCCCCCAACACTAAACCTAGCTCCAAATTTAAACTCatctgcgccccccccccccctaaagcGAGACAATGGTGGTCAAGAGCGCGGGTTGGGGGGGCGTCTTGAGCTGCTAAATTCAGACTAACCTTTTCACCAAGACTTCATTTCCAGTGTCATTCCcaccgatggggggggggggggggcacatgaaAACTGTCGCTTGGCGTTCTGGGTTCACGCTGCtcgctgtgggggggggggttgcatcaTGACTAAGTTGTAGAGCGGTGTTGCCACGGTGACGATGATGCCTGAGTTGTGTGAACTATTTTAATGCCCCCCCCAGGACGTGTTGGAGGGCAGTAATTTGCGCGCCCCCCTGCAGGAGCTCCACCACATCATCATGACTCCTATCAAAGCGTTCAGCGGCGGCGAGGACGCACCCCTGCAGCGGCCCCCCCTCGGCCCCGAGAGTAAGAGCGCCGCCCCCGGCGGGGGGGAGGCGGAATCCAGCACCAGCGTCATCGCTGAGGGGGACCTGCCTGGACAGTTCACCCGCGTCATGGGCAAAGgtgagcagggggggggggggcagcaggggtGTCATGGCGACTGATtccactctgccccccccatataataataataataataataataataatagccattacttttaattgtccctcttagggaaattctttttacacatcacacttcacatgtacatatactgtatgtgttgatTACACacaggggttagaggttagaggttaCGGGTTAGAGGTTACGGGTTAGAGGTTACGGGTTAGAGGTTACGGGTTAGAGGTTACGGGTTAGAGGTTACGGGTTAGAGGTTACAGGTTACGGGTTAGAGGTTACAGGTTAGAGGTTACGGGTTAGAGGTTACGGGTTAGAGGTTACGGGTTAGAGGTTACGGGTTAGAGGTTACGGGTTAGAGGTTACAGGTTACGGGTTAGAGGTTACAGGTTAGAGGTTACGGGTTAGAGGTTACGGGTTAGAGGTTacgggttagaggttagaggcccctgaacacacacactggggcctgtaggcatgcagttagtagagaggacatacagaggtacaaggaggcagagtgacgggtcgcgccccaaatgagcagcttgtgggggggacggcaccttgccaagggcgcctcggcagtggctgggaggtgagctgacacctcccaccgtcagctcacactctgagggatgtcctggggggagcgggactcgaacccccAATGGCTGggtgatcctgtcttcaagacgttttgctctaccgctgagacgCTGCCGCCCccatatatatttttatcttaTATTTCCTGGACGTTGGGGGGGTTTCTATttctagaaatagaaggtgtgatgttcaatgttgttagtgggtatgctccacaggtaggatgtgagctggaggagaaggagaaattctggtcggaccttgatgaagtgatgcagagcatacctagaagtgagagagttgtcattggagcagacttcaatggacatgttggtgcaggaaacagaggtgatgaggaggtgatgggcaggtttggtatccaggagaggaacgcagaaggacagatggtagttgactttgcaaaaaggatggaaatggctgtagtgaatactttcttccagaagaggcaggaacatagggtgacctataagagtggcggtaggagcacacaggtagactacatctggtgtagacggtgtaacctgaaggagatcagtgactgtaaagtagtggtaggtgagagtgtagccaaacagcataggatggtggtgtgtaggatgactctggtggtgaggaagaccaagagggcaaaggcagagcagaagacgaaatggtggaagctgaaaaaggaagagtgttgcatgacttttaggaaggagttcagacaggctctgggggtcaggaggtgcttccagatgactggacaactacagctaatgtgatcagggagacaggtaggagagtacttggtgtgtcatctggaaggaaagtagataaggagacttggtggtggaatgaggaggtacaggagtgtatacagagaaagaggttagccaagaagaagtgggacactgagagggctgaggagagtagacaggagtacagggagatgcagcgtaaggtgaaggtagaggtagcaaaggccaaacaagaagcttatgatgacttgtatgctaggttggacagtaaggagggagagactgatctataccggttggcggagagacagagatgggaaggacgtgcagcaggttagggtgattaaggatagggatggaagtctattgacaggtgccagtagtgtgatgggaagatggaaagagtactttgaagagctgatgcacgtggaaaatgagagagaacaaagactagaagaggtgactgttgtggaccaggaagtagcaaagattagtcaggatgaagtgaggagggcaatgaagaggatgaagagtggaaaggcagtcggtcctgatgatatacctgtagaggtatggaagtgtctaggagaggtagcagtagagtttctgactgggttgttcaacaggatcttagatagtgagaagatgcctgaggaatggaggagaagtgtgctggtgcccatttttaagaacaagggagatgtgcagagttgtggcaactacagaggaataaagctgatgagccatacaatgaagttatgggagagagtagtggaagctagactaagggctgaagtgaacatttgtgagcagcagtatggtttcatgccaaaacagagtactacagatgcagtatttgctttgaggatgttgatagagaagtacagagaaggccagagggagctgcattgtgtttttgtagatctggagaaagctgatgtggtgaggtgtgtgtaggtgtgacagaggagttcaaggtggaggtgggactgcatcagggatcagctctgagccccttcttgttgctatggtgatggacaggctgacagaccaggttagacaggaatctccatggactatgatgtttgcagatgacattgtgatctgtagtgagagcagggaacaggtggaggagaagctagagaggtggaggtttgtcctggaaaggagaggaatgaaggttagccgcagtaagacagagtacatgtgtgtgaatgagaggaacccaagtggaagagtgaggttacagggagaagagatcaagaagggggaggattttaagtacttaggctcaacagtccagagcaatggagagtgtggaaaagaggtgaagaagcgtgtccaggcaggatggaacgggtggaggaaagtgtcaggtgtgatgtgtgatagaagagtttcagctaaaatgaaaggtgtacaaaactgtggtgagaccagcgatgttgtttggtctagagacagtgtccctgaggaaaagacaggagacagagctggaggtagcagagatgaagatgctgaggttctctctgggagtgaccaggatggataggatcaggaatgagtccatcagagggacagcacatgttagaggttgtggagataaagtcagagaggccagactgagatggtttggacatgtccagaggagagatagtgaatatattggtagaaggatgctgagttctgaactgccaggcaggaggcctagaggaagaccaaagaggaggtttatggatgtagtgaaagaggacatgaaggtagttggtgtgagaggagaggatgagaagacagggttagatggaggacactgattagctgtggcgacccctgaagggaaaagccgaaaggaaaagaagaagaagaggggggGTTTCTCACACCGTTCCAtcattctgcccccccccccccagtgtgcACCCAGCTGCTGGTGTCCCGGTCAGATGAGGACAGCATCAGCTCCTACCTGCAGCTCATCGACAAGTGTCTGGTCCACGAGGTACCgtcacacccccacacacagcctaacccccccacactctaacccccccacacaccctaacccccccacacacaccctaaccccccaacacataacctaaccctaaccccccacacacacaccctaacccacccacaccctaacccccccacacacaccctaaccccccataCAC
Protein-coding regions in this window:
- the samd4a gene encoding protein Smaug homolog 1, translated to MMFRDQVGVLAGWFKGWNECEQTVALLSLLKRVSRTQARFLQLCLEHSLSDCSELLALEGAANSPGVISRWQSEPQEAVISLVLTHLPLLKPGNVEAKGEYMRLLPRILSHTMEGGRHLEESRQLLSYALIHPATSLEDRSALALWLNHLEERAAARGDPARGDPMDRPPPAVQHHRQATPPSTLGSSGSSSSSALHPHQRYGSDDRLNGWGGSRDLGGGWTHGCENGHPLLYPSSSVPATINTLGTGGGSTLLSGGGGGQQHSPLKRSVSLTPPMSGPSSQPLGHVWLSQEDLRSPRGPAPDHAPLSPQSSIASSGSGGSEHLEEAGLGGGGALHRSSFHEDGSGMREVPAWLKSLRLHKYAALFSTLTYDQMLSLTEEQLEAQKVTKGARHKIVISIQKLRERQTLLRSLEKDVLEGSNLRAPLQELHHIIMTPIKAFSGGEDAPLQRPPLGPESKSAAPGGGEAESSTSVIAEGDLPGQFTRVMGKVCTQLLVSRSDEDSISSYLQLIDKCLVHESFTETQKKRLLSWKQQVQRLFRSFPRKALLEIAGYRPQRSRFGQSNSLPTAGCVGGSVSARRSLRQFQMPSRSLPGARLGLLGSGGLLGSTPRSACSTPTGPKQGRQGLWFANPGGSNSMPSRTHSSVQRTRSLPVHTSPPTMSMFQQADVQGATEPDINNRLESLCLSMTEHALGDGADRTSTI